A region of Scleropages formosus chromosome 2, fSclFor1.1, whole genome shotgun sequence DNA encodes the following proteins:
- the guca1aa gene encoding guanylyl cyclase-activating protein 1 gives MGNSTGSTVDDLQAVEMHLWYKKFMTECPSGQLTLHEFKQFFGLRGLDSEANAYIEQMFRTFDMNKDGYIDFMEYVAALSLVMRGKMEHKLRWYFKLYDVDGNGCIDRHELLNIIKAIRAINGSESQEVSAEEFTNRVFEKIDINGDGELSLEEFVAGARSDDDFMEVMMKSLDLTHIVAMIHNRRHSI, from the exons ATGGGCAACTCGACCGGAAGCACAGTGGATGACCTCCAGGCTGTAGAGATGCACCTGTGGTACAAAAAGTTCATGACCGAGTGTCCCTCAGGACAGCTCACGCTGCATGAATTCAAGCAGTTCTTCGGGCTCCGGGGACTCGACTCCGAAGCCAATGCCTACATCGAGCAGATGTTCCGAACCTTCGACATGAACAAG GATGGATACATTGACTTCATGGAGTACGTGGCAGCCTTGAGTCTGGTGATGCGAGGCAAGATGGAGCACAAGCTGCGCTGGTACTTTAAGCTGTACGACGTGGACGGCAACGGCTGCATTGACCGGCACGAGCTGCTCAACATCATCAAG GCCATCCGAGCCATCAACGGCAGCGAATCTCAGGAAGTCTCAGCTGAGGAGTTTACCAACCGGGTATTTGAAAAGATTGACATCAACGGAGATG GGGAACTGTCGCTCGAGGAGTTTGTGGCGGGGGCACGCAGTGATGATGACTTCATGGAGGTGATGATGAAGAGTCTAGATCTCACCCACATCGTGGCCATGATCCACAACCGAAGGCACAGCATTTAG